Proteins from one Dermacentor variabilis isolate Ectoservices chromosome 1, ASM5094787v1, whole genome shotgun sequence genomic window:
- the LOC142569320 gene encoding uncharacterized protein LOC142569320, which produces MAHQMDPSPSAGVPVANMHEEMQWIHYHQELCLQWAASNARVPEGPVSSLLRQASMEEDLPPAHLGHAPFINFQMGLICERMMKERQNRTREEFDHVFSA; this is translated from the coding sequence ATGGCTCATCAAATGGATCCTTCACCGTCCGCCGGCGTCCCAGTAGCCAACATGCATGAGGAGATGCAGTGGATACACTATCATCAGGAGCTTTGCCTCCAGTGGGCCGCGTCCAATGCCAGGGTTCCAGAAGGTCCCGTAAGTTCGCTGCTTCGGCAGGCCTCCATGGAGGAAGACTTGCCACCTGCCCATCTGGGCCATGCTCCTTTCATCAACTTCCAAATGGGCCTCATTTGCGAGCGCATGATGAAGGAACGCCAGAACCGCACGCGTGAGGAGTTCGACCATGTGTTCTCTGCGTAG